Proteins from a genomic interval of Syngnathus acus chromosome 4, fSynAcu1.2, whole genome shotgun sequence:
- the ak4 gene encoding adenylate kinase 4, mitochondrial has translation MAKLFRAAIMGPPGSGKGTISERIAQRFGLQYLSSGHFLRESIATKTEAGVEVKTYVERGMLVPDHVMTRLMMPRLELLSGQSWLLDGFPRTLAQAQTLNNLYQLDMVISLNIPYETLKDRLSDRWIHPGSGRVYNMGFNPPRVQGKDDITGEPLIQHDDDKPEALTARLRHYKDVAKPVIDLYKSQGILHSFSGTETDRIWPYINSLLSTKMHIQPLDERQSQAP, from the exons ATGGCCAAGTTGTTCCGCGCTGCAATAATGGGTCCTCCAGGATCAGGTAAAGGAACCATATCAGAGAGAATTGCACAAAGGTTCGGTCTGCAGTATTTATCCAGTGGACACTTTTTACGCGAGAGCATAGCAACTAAAACAG AGGCAGGCGTGGAAGTCAAGACATATGTGGAGAGAGGCATGCTGGTACCTGATCACGTGATGACCAGGCTAATGATGCCCAGACTGGAACTCCTGAGTGGCCAAAGCTGGCTTTTAGACG GTTTTCCACGGACGCTTGCACAGGCCCAGACCCTGAACAACTTGTACCAGCTGGACATGGTGATCAGTCTCAACATCCCTTATGAGACTCTTAAAGACAGACTGAGCGACCGCTGGATCCACCCAGGGAGTGGTCGAGTTTACAACATGGGCTTCAATCCACCCCGAGTGCAG GGCAAAGATGACATCACCGGGGAGCCCTTGATTCAGCATGATGATGACAAACCAGAAGCTTTAACGGCCAGACTGAGACATTACAAAGATGTGGCTAAACCTGTCATAGACTTATACAA GTCACAAGGCATCCTGCACTCATTTTCTGGTACAGAAACCGATCGGATTTGGCCTTACATCAACTCTCTTCTCAGCACCAAGATGCACATACAGCCATTGGATGAGCGTCAAAGCCAGGCGCCCTGA
- the jak1 gene encoding tyrosine-protein kinase JAK1, producing MPLHGMMELSRLLCVKMRTTSSSRAQLTSSSSSWGLEVHFYLPDVHQLEFFRGCYTCEDLCVEAAKKCSISPLCHNLFALYNDVTGTWCPPNYEFKITDETNIRLHYRMRFFFRNWHGANEGESPVWRHCISRLRGGLGQQRTPEGAPLLDSASLDYLFYQGQHDFHSGMVLLRTCLSEVEEHEMENECLGMAVLAITHHAMSMEMPLSTASQAFNYRRFIPEALDASIKQRNILTRIRINNVFKKFLSEFNHRTVKGSDISLYDLKTKYLATLEGLTNGFGSELMEPISLSVTQEGDVENGGSFVYYNQIQEKRPNQSMDTWHDVQVCMSGTTGISWRKKPPMLGIKKEKGRSKKNKLNGHLRKKEADEGWERFCDFHEIMHAAIKEATVTIHRQDHKKMELQMASGSEALSFAALVDGYFRLTVDAHHYLCKEVAPSSVVHNINNGCHGPICTEYAIQKLRQEGNEEGMYILRWSCTDYQYIIITVVCNEIDLQESRPVKQYKNFQIEVTPNEFRLYGTETARPTLRELLEHLEGQSLRSDNLQFHLLRCCPPQPREISNLLVVTNDRAPVSQTPMQECQVIIHRIPKEEIEQEEHLGRGTRTNIFSGTLRVKNDEDAGYGSLQEYKVVLKVLGSGHRDISLAFFETASMMRQVSHKHIVLLYGVCVRHLENIIVEEFVKLGPLDLFMRRQQNPLSTAWKFQVAKQLASALSYLEDKRLVHGFVCAKNILLARGGLDDDEGGPFIKLSDSGIPITVLTREECVHRIPWIAPECVKSVSSLSVAADKWGFGTTLWEICYDGEEPLKEKKLTEKERFYETKCQLATPDYRELAELMIHCMNYDPKKRPFFRAIVRDIDKLEEKNPSIKPQPSTEVDPTVFEKRFLKLHRDLGQGHFGKVELCRYDPRGDGTGELVAVKSLKPENGQQKGNNLSSEINILKALYHENIVKYKGICLEEGGRATKLIMEFLPLGSLKDYLPNPKSKITLSTLLSYATQICRGMDYLGSQNYIHRDLAARNVLVENERTVKIGDFGLTKSIKDNEVYYTVKDDIDSPIYWYAPECLTHCKFYLASDVWSFGVTMYELITYCDPTKVPMQLFSKMIGSYHGQMIIVRLVQVLEEGKRLPRPDGCPEPVYELMRKCWEHAPEKRITFKQLIDELSAMQQLGSPE from the exons ATGCCACTTCATGGGATGATGGAGTTGAGCAGGCTACTGTGTGTAAAAATGAGGAcgaccagcagcagcagggctCAACTCacctcttcttcatcctcttgGGGCTTGGAAGTCCATTTCTACTTACCAGATGTGCATCAGCTTGAGTTCTTCAGAGGTTGCTACACTTGCGAGGATCTCTGCGTGGAGGCTGCGAAGAAATGCT CAATTTCTCCACTGTGCCACAATCTCTTTGCCCTGTACAATGATGTGACAGGCACGTGGTGCCCGCCTAACTATGAATTCAAGATCACAGATGAGACCAACATTAGGTTACACTATCGCATGAG GTTCTTTTTCCGTAATTGGCACGGCGCCAATGAAGGTGAATCTCCAGTCTGGAGACACTGCATCAGTAGACTTAGAGGAGGCCTGGGCCAGCAGAGAACCCCTGAAGGAGCGCCACTCCTGGATTCCGCCTCTCTTGATTACCTTTTTTACCAG gGCCAGCATGATTTTCACTCAGGTATGGTGCTCCTTCGGACATGCCTGTCCGAGGTCGAGGAACATGAGATGGAAAATGAGTGTCTGGGAATGGCTGTGCTCGCTATTACCCACCATGCCATGAGCATGGAAATGCCCCTGTCTACTGCTTCTCAAGCATTCAA CTACAGACGTTTCATTCCAGAGGCGTTAGATGCAAGCATAAAACAGCGTAACATTTTGACCCGCATCCGCATCAACAATGTCTTCAAGAAATTCCTCAGTGAATTCAACCACCGAACAGTCAAGGGCAGCGACATCAGTCTGTACGACCTGAAGACTAAGTATCTGGCTACTCTGGAGGGGCTGACCAATGGCTTTGGCAGTGAGCTAATGGAGCCCATCTCGCTGAGTGTCACGCAAGAAGGAGACGTCGAGAATGGAGGAAGTTTTG tgTACTACAACCAGATCCAAGAAAAGAGGCCAAATCAGAGCATGGATACTTGGCATGATGTACAAGTATGTATGTCTGGTACAACAGGCATTTCCTGGAGGAAGAAGCCCCCA ATGCTGGGAATCAAGAAAGAGAAAGGCAGGTCAAAGAAGAACAAGCTCAATGGAcatctgagaaaaaaagaagctgatGAAGGCTGGGAACGATTCTGTGACTTCCATGAGATCATGCACGCTGCTATCAAAGAGGCCACAGTCACAATTCACAGACAGGATCACAAGAAAATG GAGTTGCAAATGGCATCTGGGTCTGAGGCTCTGTCTTTTGCAGCCCTCGTGGATGGGTACTTCAGGCTAACAGTGGATGCCCACCACTATCTGTGCAAAGAGGTGGCTCCCTCTTCAGTGGTGCACAACATCAACAATGGCTGCCATGGCCccatttg TACGGAGTATGCCATCCAAAAGCTGCGTCAGGAGGGTAATGAGGAGGGCATGTACATTCTACGCTggagctgcactgactaccaGTACATTATCATCACAGTGGTGTGCAATGAG ATTGACCTCCAGGAATCCCGTCCTGTGAAACAGTACAAAAACTTCCAAATCGAAGTCACTCCAAATGAGTTCCGCCTTTACGGCACAGAAACGGCAAGGCCAACTCTGAGGGAGCTATTAGAGCACCTGGAGGGCCAGAGTCTTCGCTCTGACAATCTCCAGTTCCATCTGCTCCGTTGCTGCCCTCCTCAACCTCGAG AGATTTCCAACTTGCTGGTGGTCACGAATGATAGAGCACCAGTATCTCAGACGCCAATGCAGGAATGCCAAGTCATTATCCATCGCATTCCTAAGGAAGAAATTGAACAG GAGGAGCATCTTGGTCGCGGCACAAGAACTAACATATTCTCCGGCACGCTGAGGGTAAAAAACGATGAGGATGCAGGTTACGGATCCTTACAAGAGTATAAGGTGGTGCTCAAAGTGCTGGGCTCAGGACACCGAGATATTTCCCTG GCCTTCTTTGAAACCGCAAGTATGATGCGGCAAGTCTCCCATAAGCACATTGTGCTCCTGTATGGAGTGTGTGTCCGCCACCTGGAGA ATATCATCGTGGAAGAATTTGTGAAACTCGGGCCACTGGATTTGTTCATGAGGAGACAACAGAACCCGCTTAGCACTGCTTGGAAGTTCCAGGTGGCCAAGCAGTTGGCCTCAGCTCTCAGCTATTTG GAGGACAAAAGGTTGGTCCATGGTTTTGTGTGCGCGAAGAACATTTTGCTAGCTCGAGGGGGTctggatgatgatgaaggaGGGCCCTTTATCAAGCTCAGTGACTCAGGAATACCAATCACTGTCCTCACAAGAGAGG AGTGCGTACATCGCATACCCTGGATCGCACCCGAGTGCGTGAAGAGTGTGTCTTCCCTGAGTGTTGCAGCTGACAAGTGGGGCTTTGGTACCACCCTGTGGGAGATTTGCTATGATGGAGAAGAGCCACTTAAAGAAAAGAAGCTCACAGAG AAGGAGAGGTTTTATGAAACCAAGTGCCAGCTCGCGACCCCTGACTACAGAGAGTTAGCTGAACTGATGATCCACTGCATGAACTATGACCCAAAGAAGAGACCTTTCTTCAGGGCCATAGTCCGAGACATTGACAAActggaagaaaaaa ATCCATCGATCAAACCACAGCCTTCGACCGAAGTGGACCCAACTGTGTTTGAAAAGAGATTTCTGAAGCTTCACAGAGATCTGGGACAG GGTCATTTTGGAAAAGTGGAGCTGTGTCGTTATGATCCCCGAGGAGATGGAACTGGCGAATTAGTGGCGGTGAAGTCGCTTAAGCCTGAGAACGGACAACAGAAGGGCAACAATCTCTCCAGCGAAATTAATATACTGAAGGCTCTCTACCATGAAAACATTGTCAAGTACAAAGGCATCTGCCTGGAAGAGG GTGGTCGGGCCACCAAGTTGATCATGGAATTCCTTCCTCTGGGAAGTTTGAAAGATTACCTGCCTAACCCCAAAAGCAAGATCACTCTCAGCACTCTGCTCAGCTACGCCACTCAAATATGCCGG GGAATGGACTATCTGGGATCTCAAAATTACATCCACCGTGACCTGGCCGCCCGAAACGTACTGGTGGAGAACGAGCGGACGGTGAAGATCGGCGACTTTGGCCTGACCAAAAGCATTAAGGACAACGAAGTCTATTACACAGTCAAGGATGACATTGACAGCCCTATTTACTG GTACGCTCCAGAGTGCCTGACTCACTGCAAGTTCTACCTTGCCTCGGATGTTTGGTCTTTTGGGGTGACCATGTATGAGCTCATCACCTACTGTGACCCCACCAAGGTCCCCATGCAG